The Nostoc sp. PCC 7524 nucleotide sequence GGCCCTCGTTATAATCTACACGCTGATGAATGGCGTAGTCCACCTAAAAATCAGGTAGTTTTTATCGGGAGAAAATTAGATTCTCAACAAATTTATACACAGCTTAACAAATGTTTGGTATGATTAAGAAGTGTTAAGCAATCAGCCCAGTTAGTTAATCGTGTTTCATGACTTTGAACGATTAACTAGCTCCTAATCTATACCGATTAAACAAAAGAACATGACTTTATCGATTCGTCCCGATACAAATTCTGCTGCTCAGGTGGTATCATCGTTATCTACTCAACAGTCACTAACTGTCACAGAAGCAGAAATGGTGCAGGCTGTAAGAACTTTGTTGATTGGATTAGGAGAAAATCCTGATCGTGAAGGGTTACTAGATACTCCCAAACGAGTTGTGAAAGCGTTACAGTTTCTGACTAAAGGGTATCATGAGTCTTTAGATGAACTGCTGAATGGGGCAGTATTTACAGAAGATGCCAATGAAATGGTATTAATTCGGGACATCGATATTTTCAGTTCCTGTGAGCATCATATTCTACCAATTATTGGTCGCGCTCATGTTGCTTACATTCCCAATGGCAAGGTGATAGGCTTATCAAAAATTGCTCGGATTTGTGAGATGTATGCTAGACGTTTGCAAGTACAAGAACGCCTCACTCTACAAATTGCAGATGCGTTGCAAGGTTTACTCAAACCGCAAGGGGTAGCTGTAGTTATCGAAGCTACTCATATGTGCATGGTGATGCGTGGTGTGCAGAAACCTGGTTCTTGGACTGTTACCAGTGCCATGCGTGGTGTATTTGCAGAAGATGCACGTACTCGCGAGGAATTTATGAATTTGATTCGACACAACGCCAAGTTTCACTAAGTCATCAATGAAAATTTAGCGCGTGCTGTGTAGAGGTAGAAATTTTTCACCTCTACATTTTTCATCTAATTTGATTTCGTTGAGTTTCAGAGGTTAGAGACGATGATTGTAGACACTCAAGTTATACAATGTTTAAAGTTTAATGAGCAAGGTTTAATTCCGGCGATCGCTCAAGACTACCGTGATGGTACAGTATTAATGATGGCTTGGATG carries:
- the folE gene encoding GTP cyclohydrolase I FolE; amino-acid sequence: MTLSIRPDTNSAAQVVSSLSTQQSLTVTEAEMVQAVRTLLIGLGENPDREGLLDTPKRVVKALQFLTKGYHESLDELLNGAVFTEDANEMVLIRDIDIFSSCEHHILPIIGRAHVAYIPNGKVIGLSKIARICEMYARRLQVQERLTLQIADALQGLLKPQGVAVVIEATHMCMVMRGVQKPGSWTVTSAMRGVFAEDARTREEFMNLIRHNAKFH